In a genomic window of Canis lupus familiaris isolate Mischka breed German Shepherd chromosome 28, alternate assembly UU_Cfam_GSD_1.0, whole genome shotgun sequence:
- the ARHGAP19 gene encoding rho GTPase-activating protein 19 isoform X2 — protein MATEAQSEGEVPARDSRPSDAICNFVICNDSSLRGQPIIFNPDFFVEKLRHEKPEEFTELVVSNITRLIDLPGTELAQLMGEVDLKLPGGAGPASGFFRSLMSLKRKEKGVVFGSPLTEEGIAQIYQLIEYLHKNLRVEGLFRVPGNSVRQQILRDALNNGTDIDLESGEFHSNDVATLLKMFLGELPEPLLTHKHFHAHLKIADLMQFDDKGNKTNVPDKERQIEALQLLFLILPPPNRNLLKLLLDLLYQTAKKQDKNKMSAYNLALMFAPHVLWPKNVTANDLQENITKLNNGMAFMIKHSQKLFKAPVYIRECARLHYLGSRTQASKDDLDLIASCSTKSFQLAKSQKRNWVDSCSHQEETQQRTEEALRELFQHVHNMPESAKKKQLIRQFNKQSVTQTPGRESSTPRVQKRARSRSFSGLIKRKVLGNQMMSEKKNKYPTPESVAIGELKRTSKENMNLLFSGSPAVTMTPTRLKWSEGKKEGKKGFL, from the exons tgatgCCATCTGTAATTTTGTTATCTGCAATGACTCCTCCCTTCGAGGGCAACCCATTATCTTCAATCCTGACTTTTTTGTGGAGAAACTCCGACATGAGAAACCTGAGGAGTTCACCGAGTTGGTGGTCAGCAATATTACAAGGCTCATTGACTTACCTGGAACCGAGTTGGCTCAGCTGATGGGGGAAGTGGACCTTAAATTGCCCGGTGGGGCCGGCCCAGCATCTGGATTCTTCCGGTCTCTAATGTCTCTTAAGCGAAAGG aaaaaggagtGGTATTTGGATCCCCATTGACAGAGGAAGGCATTGCCCAGATATACCAACTGATTGAGTATCTACACAAAA ACTTGAGAGTAGAGGGTTTGTTTAGAGTACCAGGGAATAGTGTCCGACAGCAGATTTTAAGAGATGCTCTCAATAATGGAACTGATATTGACTTGGAATCAGGGGAGTTTCATTCAAATGATGTTGCTACCTTGCTGAAGATGTTTCTGGGAGAGTTACCTGAGCCCCTGCTGACTCATAAACATTTCCATGCGCACCTCAAAATTGCTG ATTTGATGCAGTTTGATGATAAAGGAAACAAGACCAATGTACCGGATAAGGAGAGGCAAATTGAGGCTCTCCAGTTGctcttcctcattcttcctcCACCCAATCGTAACTTGCTGAAGTTATTGCTTGATCTCCTGTACcagacagcaaagaaacaagacaagaataAGATGTCTGCCTATAACCTTGCCCTTATGTTTGCACCCCATGTCCTGTGGCCAAAAAAT GTCACAGCAAATGACCTCCAAGAGAATATCACAAAGTTGAACAATGGGATGGCTTTTATGATTAAACACTCACAGAAACTTTTTAAG GCTCCTGTTTATATTCGGGAATGTGCCAGACTGCACTATTTGGGCTCCAGAACTCAAGCATCAAAG gATGATCTTGATCTGATAGCTTCATGTTCTACTAAGTCCTTCCAACTGGCAAAATCTCAGAAACGGAACTGGGTGGATTCCTGCTCTCACCAGGAGGAGACCCAGCAGCGTACGGAAGAGGCATTGAGAGAACTGTTCCAACATGTTCACAATATGCCAGAGTCAGCAAAGAAGAAACAACTTATTAGACAG TTTAATAAGCAATCTGTGACCCAAACACCAGGGCGAGAATCTTCTACTCCTCGGGTACAGAAAAGAGCCCGTTCACGTTCCTTCAGTGGCCTTATTAAG CGGAAGGTCCTGGGAAATCAGATgatgtcagaaaagaaaaacaagtaccCTACTCCGGAATCTGTAGCCATTGGTGAATTGAAGAGAACCAGCAAAGAAAATATGAACTTA TTATTTTCTGGCTCTCCAGCTGTCACGATGACACCAACAAGATTGAAATGGTctgaggggaagaaagaggggaaaaaag GATTCCTCTGA
- the ARHGAP19 gene encoding rho GTPase-activating protein 19 isoform X3 yields the protein MPHQKLSALIDAICNFVICNDSSLRGQPIIFNPDFFVEKLRHEKPEEFTELVVSNITRLIDLPGTELAQLMGEVDLKLPGGAGPASGFFRSLMSLKRKEKGVVFGSPLTEEGIAQIYQLIEYLHKNLMQFDDKGNKTNVPDKERQIEALQLLFLILPPPNRNLLKLLLDLLYQTAKKQDKNKMSAYNLALMFAPHVLWPKNVTANDLQENITKLNNGMAFMIKHSQKLFKAPVYIRECARLHYLGSRTQASKDDLDLIASCSTKSFQLAKSQKRNWVDSCSHQEETQQRTEEALRELFQHVHNMPESAKKKQLIRQFNKQSVTQTPGRESSTPRVQKRARSRSFSGLIKRKVLGNQMMSEKKNKYPTPESVAIGELKRTSKENMNLLFSGSPAVTMTPTRLKWSEGKKEGKKGFL from the exons tgatgCCATCTGTAATTTTGTTATCTGCAATGACTCCTCCCTTCGAGGGCAACCCATTATCTTCAATCCTGACTTTTTTGTGGAGAAACTCCGACATGAGAAACCTGAGGAGTTCACCGAGTTGGTGGTCAGCAATATTACAAGGCTCATTGACTTACCTGGAACCGAGTTGGCTCAGCTGATGGGGGAAGTGGACCTTAAATTGCCCGGTGGGGCCGGCCCAGCATCTGGATTCTTCCGGTCTCTAATGTCTCTTAAGCGAAAGG aaaaaggagtGGTATTTGGATCCCCATTGACAGAGGAAGGCATTGCCCAGATATACCAACTGATTGAGTATCTACACAAAA ATTTGATGCAGTTTGATGATAAAGGAAACAAGACCAATGTACCGGATAAGGAGAGGCAAATTGAGGCTCTCCAGTTGctcttcctcattcttcctcCACCCAATCGTAACTTGCTGAAGTTATTGCTTGATCTCCTGTACcagacagcaaagaaacaagacaagaataAGATGTCTGCCTATAACCTTGCCCTTATGTTTGCACCCCATGTCCTGTGGCCAAAAAAT GTCACAGCAAATGACCTCCAAGAGAATATCACAAAGTTGAACAATGGGATGGCTTTTATGATTAAACACTCACAGAAACTTTTTAAG GCTCCTGTTTATATTCGGGAATGTGCCAGACTGCACTATTTGGGCTCCAGAACTCAAGCATCAAAG gATGATCTTGATCTGATAGCTTCATGTTCTACTAAGTCCTTCCAACTGGCAAAATCTCAGAAACGGAACTGGGTGGATTCCTGCTCTCACCAGGAGGAGACCCAGCAGCGTACGGAAGAGGCATTGAGAGAACTGTTCCAACATGTTCACAATATGCCAGAGTCAGCAAAGAAGAAACAACTTATTAGACAG TTTAATAAGCAATCTGTGACCCAAACACCAGGGCGAGAATCTTCTACTCCTCGGGTACAGAAAAGAGCCCGTTCACGTTCCTTCAGTGGCCTTATTAAG CGGAAGGTCCTGGGAAATCAGATgatgtcagaaaagaaaaacaagtaccCTACTCCGGAATCTGTAGCCATTGGTGAATTGAAGAGAACCAGCAAAGAAAATATGAACTTA TTATTTTCTGGCTCTCCAGCTGTCACGATGACACCAACAAGATTGAAATGGTctgaggggaagaaagaggggaaaaaag GATTCCTCTGA
- the ARHGAP19 gene encoding rho GTPase-activating protein 19 isoform X1, with amino-acid sequence MPHQKLSALIDAICNFVICNDSSLRGQPIIFNPDFFVEKLRHEKPEEFTELVVSNITRLIDLPGTELAQLMGEVDLKLPGGAGPASGFFRSLMSLKRKEKGVVFGSPLTEEGIAQIYQLIEYLHKNLRVEGLFRVPGNSVRQQILRDALNNGTDIDLESGEFHSNDVATLLKMFLGELPEPLLTHKHFHAHLKIADLMQFDDKGNKTNVPDKERQIEALQLLFLILPPPNRNLLKLLLDLLYQTAKKQDKNKMSAYNLALMFAPHVLWPKNVTANDLQENITKLNNGMAFMIKHSQKLFKAPVYIRECARLHYLGSRTQASKDDLDLIASCSTKSFQLAKSQKRNWVDSCSHQEETQQRTEEALRELFQHVHNMPESAKKKQLIRQFNKQSVTQTPGRESSTPRVQKRARSRSFSGLIKRKVLGNQMMSEKKNKYPTPESVAIGELKRTSKENMNLLFSGSPAVTMTPTRLKWSEGKKEGKKGFL; translated from the exons tgatgCCATCTGTAATTTTGTTATCTGCAATGACTCCTCCCTTCGAGGGCAACCCATTATCTTCAATCCTGACTTTTTTGTGGAGAAACTCCGACATGAGAAACCTGAGGAGTTCACCGAGTTGGTGGTCAGCAATATTACAAGGCTCATTGACTTACCTGGAACCGAGTTGGCTCAGCTGATGGGGGAAGTGGACCTTAAATTGCCCGGTGGGGCCGGCCCAGCATCTGGATTCTTCCGGTCTCTAATGTCTCTTAAGCGAAAGG aaaaaggagtGGTATTTGGATCCCCATTGACAGAGGAAGGCATTGCCCAGATATACCAACTGATTGAGTATCTACACAAAA ACTTGAGAGTAGAGGGTTTGTTTAGAGTACCAGGGAATAGTGTCCGACAGCAGATTTTAAGAGATGCTCTCAATAATGGAACTGATATTGACTTGGAATCAGGGGAGTTTCATTCAAATGATGTTGCTACCTTGCTGAAGATGTTTCTGGGAGAGTTACCTGAGCCCCTGCTGACTCATAAACATTTCCATGCGCACCTCAAAATTGCTG ATTTGATGCAGTTTGATGATAAAGGAAACAAGACCAATGTACCGGATAAGGAGAGGCAAATTGAGGCTCTCCAGTTGctcttcctcattcttcctcCACCCAATCGTAACTTGCTGAAGTTATTGCTTGATCTCCTGTACcagacagcaaagaaacaagacaagaataAGATGTCTGCCTATAACCTTGCCCTTATGTTTGCACCCCATGTCCTGTGGCCAAAAAAT GTCACAGCAAATGACCTCCAAGAGAATATCACAAAGTTGAACAATGGGATGGCTTTTATGATTAAACACTCACAGAAACTTTTTAAG GCTCCTGTTTATATTCGGGAATGTGCCAGACTGCACTATTTGGGCTCCAGAACTCAAGCATCAAAG gATGATCTTGATCTGATAGCTTCATGTTCTACTAAGTCCTTCCAACTGGCAAAATCTCAGAAACGGAACTGGGTGGATTCCTGCTCTCACCAGGAGGAGACCCAGCAGCGTACGGAAGAGGCATTGAGAGAACTGTTCCAACATGTTCACAATATGCCAGAGTCAGCAAAGAAGAAACAACTTATTAGACAG TTTAATAAGCAATCTGTGACCCAAACACCAGGGCGAGAATCTTCTACTCCTCGGGTACAGAAAAGAGCCCGTTCACGTTCCTTCAGTGGCCTTATTAAG CGGAAGGTCCTGGGAAATCAGATgatgtcagaaaagaaaaacaagtaccCTACTCCGGAATCTGTAGCCATTGGTGAATTGAAGAGAACCAGCAAAGAAAATATGAACTTA TTATTTTCTGGCTCTCCAGCTGTCACGATGACACCAACAAGATTGAAATGGTctgaggggaagaaagaggggaaaaaag GATTCCTCTGA